A single window of Nematostella vectensis chromosome 4, jaNemVect1.1, whole genome shotgun sequence DNA harbors:
- the LOC5507542 gene encoding nuclear receptor-binding protein isoform X5 gives MTSNLTITETVVEHSGDESDDDEDDDVVEQSPCGRWEKRRQEVMQRDVPGIDHAYLAMDTEEGVEVVWNEVQFSERKDFKSQEETVKKVFENLIQLDHPNIVSFHRFWTDVQGEKARVIFITEYMTSGSLKQFLKKTRKNNYKTMNEKVWKRWCRQILSALSYLHGCDVPIVHGNLSCDTIFIQHNGLIKIGSVAPDTIHNHVKTCREERRNMHFIAPEYGQPGHIVDCAVDVYAFGMCALEMAALELHDIEGPVPKEAITQAIQGLESPLQKDFINRCLAENPADRPSVRDLLLDPCVFEVHSLKLLASHCMVANDVMSPDHTQESLDPEKVIAVIKRADGSEMLMKKGNSPTLELEKFLEEVRNGLYPLTGVEQVQKSTPWQRPKSPANDPEVQSINQESYEEETRRVINVRCDAKALETGDGKRLTVTLKLDDKMNRQLTCDVKIGENPLELADELILYGFANRMDRENLAKVMEDALR, from the exons ATGACCAGTAATTTGACGATTACAGAGACGGTTGTCGAACATTCGGGAGACgaaagtgatgatgatgaagatgacgaTGTTGTTGAACAAAGTCCTTGCGGGCGATGGGAGAAGAGGCGACAGGAG GTAATGCAGCGAGATGTTCCTGGTATTGACCATGCCTACCTGGCAATGGACACTGAGGAAGGTGTTGAGGTTGTCTGGaatgaagtgcaattttcagaAAGAAAGGATTTCAAAAGTCAAGAA GAAACTGTCAAGAAAGTGTTTGAGAACTTGATCCAGCTTGAT CACCCAAATATTGTGAGTTTTCACAGATTCTGGACAGATGTCCAGGGCGAGAAAGCTCGAGTCATCTTCATCACGGAGTACATGACGTCTGGGTCTCTAAAACAGTTCCTGAAAAAGACGcgaaaaaataattacaagACAATGAATGAGAAa GTGTGGAAACGCTGGTGCCGCCAAATTCTCTCAGCATTGAG TTACCTCCATGGATGTGATGTGCCTATAGTTCACGGCAACCTTTCATGTGATACCATCTTCATTCAGCACAATGGTTTGATCAAGATAGGCTCAG TTGCACCAGACACTATCCATAATCATGTCAAGACCTGCCGCGAGGAGCGCAGGAACATGCACTTCATAGCACCAGAATATG GTCAGCCTGGCCACATTGTAGATTGTGCCGTGGATGTTTATGCATTTGGCATGTGTGCCCTGGAG ATGGCTGCTCTGGAGCTTCATGATATTGAGGGACCAGTTCCAAAGGAAGCCATTACTCAGGCTATACAAGGACTAGAGTCCCCCTTGCAAAAG GACTTTATAAATCGCTGCCTGGCAGAGAATCCAGCCGACAGGCCTAGTGTCAGGGACCTACTATTAGACCCCTGTGTCTTTGAG GTTCACTCCCTGAAGCTGTTAGCTTCTCACTGCATGGTGGCCAATGATG TCATGTCCCCAGACCACACCCAAGAGAGCTTAGACCCTGAAAAGGTTATCGCAGTGATTAAGCGAGCTGATGGATCAGAGATGCTGATGAA aaaaggCAACAGTCCGACGCTTGAGCTCGAAAAGTTTCTTGAGGAAGTAAG AAATGGTCTGTATCCCTTGACAGGCGTGGAACAAGTGCAGAAGTCTACACCGTGGCAAAG ACCTAAATCCCCTGCAAACGACCCCGAGGTGCAGAGCATCAACCAGGAGTCATACGAAGAGGAAACTAGACGG GTTATAAATGTGCGCTGCGACGCCAAAGCACTCGAGACCGGAGATGGCAAAAGG CTGACCGTGACACTCAAACTAGacgacaagatgaacaggCAGCTCACCTGTGACGTCAAAATTG GTGAAAACCCGCTAGAACTTGCAGATGAATTGATCTTGTATGGATTCGCTAATAGG ATGGATAGAGAAAATCTCGCCAAAGTGATGGAAGACGCACTGAGGTAG
- the LOC5507542 gene encoding nuclear receptor-binding protein isoform X3, whose protein sequence is MTSNLTITETVVEHSGDESDDDEDDDVVEQSPCGRWEKRRQEVMQRDVPGIDHAYLAMDTEEGVEVVWNEVQFSERKDFKSQEETVKKVFENLIQLDHPNIVSFHRFWTDVQGEKARVIFITEYMTSGSLKQFLKKTRKNNYKTMNEKVWKRWCRQILSALSYLHGCDVPIVHGNLSCDTIFIQHNGLIKIGSVAPDTIHNHVKTCREERRNMHFIAPEYGQPGHIVDCAVDVYAFGMCALEMAALELHDIEGPVPKEAITQAIQGLESPLQKDFINRCLAENPADRPSVRDLLLDPCVFEVHSLKLLASHCMVANDGTSSFMSPDHTQESLDPEKVIAVIKRADGSEMLMKKGNSPTLELEKFLEEVRNGLYPLTGVEQVQKSTPWQRPKSPANDPEVQSINQESYEEETRRVINVRCDAKALETGDGKRLTVTLKLDDKMNRQLTCDVKIGENPLELADELILYGFANRMDRENLAKVMEDALR, encoded by the exons ATGACCAGTAATTTGACGATTACAGAGACGGTTGTCGAACATTCGGGAGACgaaagtgatgatgatgaagatgacgaTGTTGTTGAACAAAGTCCTTGCGGGCGATGGGAGAAGAGGCGACAGGAG GTAATGCAGCGAGATGTTCCTGGTATTGACCATGCCTACCTGGCAATGGACACTGAGGAAGGTGTTGAGGTTGTCTGGaatgaagtgcaattttcagaAAGAAAGGATTTCAAAAGTCAAGAA GAAACTGTCAAGAAAGTGTTTGAGAACTTGATCCAGCTTGAT CACCCAAATATTGTGAGTTTTCACAGATTCTGGACAGATGTCCAGGGCGAGAAAGCTCGAGTCATCTTCATCACGGAGTACATGACGTCTGGGTCTCTAAAACAGTTCCTGAAAAAGACGcgaaaaaataattacaagACAATGAATGAGAAa GTGTGGAAACGCTGGTGCCGCCAAATTCTCTCAGCATTGAG TTACCTCCATGGATGTGATGTGCCTATAGTTCACGGCAACCTTTCATGTGATACCATCTTCATTCAGCACAATGGTTTGATCAAGATAGGCTCAG TTGCACCAGACACTATCCATAATCATGTCAAGACCTGCCGCGAGGAGCGCAGGAACATGCACTTCATAGCACCAGAATATG GTCAGCCTGGCCACATTGTAGATTGTGCCGTGGATGTTTATGCATTTGGCATGTGTGCCCTGGAG ATGGCTGCTCTGGAGCTTCATGATATTGAGGGACCAGTTCCAAAGGAAGCCATTACTCAGGCTATACAAGGACTAGAGTCCCCCTTGCAAAAG GACTTTATAAATCGCTGCCTGGCAGAGAATCCAGCCGACAGGCCTAGTGTCAGGGACCTACTATTAGACCCCTGTGTCTTTGAG GTTCACTCCCTGAAGCTGTTAGCTTCTCACTGCATGGTGGCCAATGATGGTACGTCATCCT TCATGTCCCCAGACCACACCCAAGAGAGCTTAGACCCTGAAAAGGTTATCGCAGTGATTAAGCGAGCTGATGGATCAGAGATGCTGATGAA aaaaggCAACAGTCCGACGCTTGAGCTCGAAAAGTTTCTTGAGGAAGTAAG AAATGGTCTGTATCCCTTGACAGGCGTGGAACAAGTGCAGAAGTCTACACCGTGGCAAAG ACCTAAATCCCCTGCAAACGACCCCGAGGTGCAGAGCATCAACCAGGAGTCATACGAAGAGGAAACTAGACGG GTTATAAATGTGCGCTGCGACGCCAAAGCACTCGAGACCGGAGATGGCAAAAGG CTGACCGTGACACTCAAACTAGacgacaagatgaacaggCAGCTCACCTGTGACGTCAAAATTG GTGAAAACCCGCTAGAACTTGCAGATGAATTGATCTTGTATGGATTCGCTAATAGG ATGGATAGAGAAAATCTCGCCAAAGTGATGGAAGACGCACTGAGGTAG
- the LOC5507542 gene encoding nuclear receptor-binding protein isoform X2, with the protein MTSNLTITETVVEHSGDESDDDEDDDVVEQSPCGRWEKRRQEVMQRDVPGIDHAYLAMDTEEGVEVVWNEVQFSERKDFKSQEIWSNAIGWMIVGKDEETVKKVFENLIQLDHPNIVSFHRFWTDVQGEKARVIFITEYMTSGSLKQFLKKTRKNNYKTMNEKVWKRWCRQILSALSYLHGCDVPIVHGNLSCDTIFIQHNGLIKIGSVAPDTIHNHVKTCREERRNMHFIAPEYGQPGHIVDCAVDVYAFGMCALEMAALELHDIEGPVPKEAITQAIQGLESPLQKDFINRCLAENPADRPSVRDLLLDPCVFEVHSLKLLASHCMVANDVMSPDHTQESLDPEKVIAVIKRADGSEMLMKKGNSPTLELEKFLEEVRNGLYPLTGVEQVQKSTPWQRPKSPANDPEVQSINQESYEEETRRVINVRCDAKALETGDGKRLTVTLKLDDKMNRQLTCDVKIGENPLELADELILYGFANRMDRENLAKVMEDALR; encoded by the exons ATGACCAGTAATTTGACGATTACAGAGACGGTTGTCGAACATTCGGGAGACgaaagtgatgatgatgaagatgacgaTGTTGTTGAACAAAGTCCTTGCGGGCGATGGGAGAAGAGGCGACAGGAG GTAATGCAGCGAGATGTTCCTGGTATTGACCATGCCTACCTGGCAATGGACACTGAGGAAGGTGTTGAGGTTGTCTGGaatgaagtgcaattttcagaAAGAAAGGATTTCAAAAGTCAAGAA ATTTGGTCCAATGCTATTGGTTGGATGATAGTAGGCAAAGACGAG GAAACTGTCAAGAAAGTGTTTGAGAACTTGATCCAGCTTGAT CACCCAAATATTGTGAGTTTTCACAGATTCTGGACAGATGTCCAGGGCGAGAAAGCTCGAGTCATCTTCATCACGGAGTACATGACGTCTGGGTCTCTAAAACAGTTCCTGAAAAAGACGcgaaaaaataattacaagACAATGAATGAGAAa GTGTGGAAACGCTGGTGCCGCCAAATTCTCTCAGCATTGAG TTACCTCCATGGATGTGATGTGCCTATAGTTCACGGCAACCTTTCATGTGATACCATCTTCATTCAGCACAATGGTTTGATCAAGATAGGCTCAG TTGCACCAGACACTATCCATAATCATGTCAAGACCTGCCGCGAGGAGCGCAGGAACATGCACTTCATAGCACCAGAATATG GTCAGCCTGGCCACATTGTAGATTGTGCCGTGGATGTTTATGCATTTGGCATGTGTGCCCTGGAG ATGGCTGCTCTGGAGCTTCATGATATTGAGGGACCAGTTCCAAAGGAAGCCATTACTCAGGCTATACAAGGACTAGAGTCCCCCTTGCAAAAG GACTTTATAAATCGCTGCCTGGCAGAGAATCCAGCCGACAGGCCTAGTGTCAGGGACCTACTATTAGACCCCTGTGTCTTTGAG GTTCACTCCCTGAAGCTGTTAGCTTCTCACTGCATGGTGGCCAATGATG TCATGTCCCCAGACCACACCCAAGAGAGCTTAGACCCTGAAAAGGTTATCGCAGTGATTAAGCGAGCTGATGGATCAGAGATGCTGATGAA aaaaggCAACAGTCCGACGCTTGAGCTCGAAAAGTTTCTTGAGGAAGTAAG AAATGGTCTGTATCCCTTGACAGGCGTGGAACAAGTGCAGAAGTCTACACCGTGGCAAAG ACCTAAATCCCCTGCAAACGACCCCGAGGTGCAGAGCATCAACCAGGAGTCATACGAAGAGGAAACTAGACGG GTTATAAATGTGCGCTGCGACGCCAAAGCACTCGAGACCGGAGATGGCAAAAGG CTGACCGTGACACTCAAACTAGacgacaagatgaacaggCAGCTCACCTGTGACGTCAAAATTG GTGAAAACCCGCTAGAACTTGCAGATGAATTGATCTTGTATGGATTCGCTAATAGG ATGGATAGAGAAAATCTCGCCAAAGTGATGGAAGACGCACTGAGGTAG
- the LOC116616712 gene encoding syntaxin-7 isoform X5 gives MISYLSSASLTMSRGEFGRGDGRDYGAFGGGRSDLHGQGQSSHRAGYQREGNAREEIQNLSDSVSSSIFQISVSSSIFQINNNTSALERILRQITSGKDKVSAEKIHRIQQGTNKLASETTHLLKQMSTMCGGTSPSSRQQRIQHERLKKEFRDSVSRYYSVQNKVAEQEKLIVRSTREPGYSQLDDDFGTEKSSLIEEDSRRASQEQLSEQITIDEGLIYEREERIRQIEGDILDINAIFRDLATRDLATMVYEQGETIDFIEGNIEQDYNNVGSANIQLQKASKLQKAARKKMCLLLLVLVIIGGIIALIVVLTKK, from the exons ATGATATCTTATCTATCATCAGCAAGCCTTACCATGTCACGTGGTGAATTCGGTCGGGGTGATGGCAGAGACTATGGTGCTTTCGGAGGTGGTAGGAGCGACCTACATGGACAAGGGCAAAGCAGCCATAGAGCAGGATACCAGAGAGAAG GCAATGCTAGAGAGGAAATCCAAAATCTAAGTGATTCTGTTAGTAGCAGTATATTCCAGATTTCTGTTAGTAGCAGTATATTCCAGATTAATAATAACA CATCTGCTTTGGAAAGGATACTCAGGCAAATCACTTCAGGAAAGGATAAAGTTTCTGCTGAAAAAAT ACACCGTATCCAGCAAGGCACCAACAAGCTTGCCAGTGAAACCACTCACTTGCTCAAACAGATGAGTACCATGTGTGGTGGAACTTCCCCTTCTAGT CGACAACAAAGAATTCAACATGAAAGGCTAAAAAAGGAGTTCAGAGACTCGGTATCAAGATATTACTCTGTCCAGAAT AAAGTCGCTGAGCAAGAGAAATTAATTGTTCGCTCGACAAGGGAACCTGGTTACTCACAG TTGGATGATGATTTTGGCACTGAAAAGTCGAGCTTGATTGAAGAGGATAGTAGGAG GGCCAGTCAAGAACAACTCTCAGAACAAATAACAATAGATGAGGGACTTATTTACGAAAGAGAAGAAAGAATTCGACAGATCGAG GGTGATATTCTGGATATAAATGCAATATTCCGTGACCTGGCCACCCGTGACCTGGCCACCATGGTGTATGAGCAAGGAGAAACAATTG ACTTTATTGAGGGTAATATTGAACAAGACTACAATAACGTGGGAAGCGCTAATATCCAGCTACAAAAAGCCAGCAAACTGCAG
- the LOC116616712 gene encoding syntaxin-7 isoform X6, with the protein MISYLSSASLTMSRGEFGRGDGRDYGAFGGGRSDLHGQGQSSHRAGYQREGNAREEIQNLSDSVSSSIFQISVSSSIFQINNNTSALERILRQITSGKDKVSAEKIHRIQQGTNKLASETTHLLKQMSTMCGGTSPSSRQQRIQHERLKKEFRDSVSRYYSVQNKVAEQEKLIVRSTREPGYSQLDDDFGTEKSSLIEEDSRRASQEQLSEQITIDEGLIYEREERIRQIEGDILDINAIFRDLATRDLATMVYEQGETIDFIEGNIEQDYNNVGSANIQLQKASKLQNDVATLFQESKLELAAVPVKKQ; encoded by the exons ATGATATCTTATCTATCATCAGCAAGCCTTACCATGTCACGTGGTGAATTCGGTCGGGGTGATGGCAGAGACTATGGTGCTTTCGGAGGTGGTAGGAGCGACCTACATGGACAAGGGCAAAGCAGCCATAGAGCAGGATACCAGAGAGAAG GCAATGCTAGAGAGGAAATCCAAAATCTAAGTGATTCTGTTAGTAGCAGTATATTCCAGATTTCTGTTAGTAGCAGTATATTCCAGATTAATAATAACA CATCTGCTTTGGAAAGGATACTCAGGCAAATCACTTCAGGAAAGGATAAAGTTTCTGCTGAAAAAAT ACACCGTATCCAGCAAGGCACCAACAAGCTTGCCAGTGAAACCACTCACTTGCTCAAACAGATGAGTACCATGTGTGGTGGAACTTCCCCTTCTAGT CGACAACAAAGAATTCAACATGAAAGGCTAAAAAAGGAGTTCAGAGACTCGGTATCAAGATATTACTCTGTCCAGAAT AAAGTCGCTGAGCAAGAGAAATTAATTGTTCGCTCGACAAGGGAACCTGGTTACTCACAG TTGGATGATGATTTTGGCACTGAAAAGTCGAGCTTGATTGAAGAGGATAGTAGGAG GGCCAGTCAAGAACAACTCTCAGAACAAATAACAATAGATGAGGGACTTATTTACGAAAGAGAAGAAAGAATTCGACAGATCGAG GGTGATATTCTGGATATAAATGCAATATTCCGTGACCTGGCCACCCGTGACCTGGCCACCATGGTGTATGAGCAAGGAGAAACAATTG ACTTTATTGAGGGTAATATTGAACAAGACTACAATAACGTGGGAAGCGCTAATATCCAGCTACAAAAAGCCAGCAAACTGCAG
- the LOC5507542 gene encoding nuclear receptor-binding protein isoform X1, whose product MTSNLTITETVVEHSGDESDDDEDDDVVEQSPCGRWEKRRQEVMQRDVPGIDHAYLAMDTEEGVEVVWNEVQFSERKDFKSQEIWSNAIGWMIVGKDEETVKKVFENLIQLDHPNIVSFHRFWTDVQGEKARVIFITEYMTSGSLKQFLKKTRKNNYKTMNEKVWKRWCRQILSALSYLHGCDVPIVHGNLSCDTIFIQHNGLIKIGSVAPDTIHNHVKTCREERRNMHFIAPEYGQPGHIVDCAVDVYAFGMCALEMAALELHDIEGPVPKEAITQAIQGLESPLQKDFINRCLAENPADRPSVRDLLLDPCVFEVHSLKLLASHCMVANDGTSSFMSPDHTQESLDPEKVIAVIKRADGSEMLMKKGNSPTLELEKFLEEVRNGLYPLTGVEQVQKSTPWQRPKSPANDPEVQSINQESYEEETRRVINVRCDAKALETGDGKRLTVTLKLDDKMNRQLTCDVKIGENPLELADELILYGFANRMDRENLAKVMEDALR is encoded by the exons ATGACCAGTAATTTGACGATTACAGAGACGGTTGTCGAACATTCGGGAGACgaaagtgatgatgatgaagatgacgaTGTTGTTGAACAAAGTCCTTGCGGGCGATGGGAGAAGAGGCGACAGGAG GTAATGCAGCGAGATGTTCCTGGTATTGACCATGCCTACCTGGCAATGGACACTGAGGAAGGTGTTGAGGTTGTCTGGaatgaagtgcaattttcagaAAGAAAGGATTTCAAAAGTCAAGAA ATTTGGTCCAATGCTATTGGTTGGATGATAGTAGGCAAAGACGAG GAAACTGTCAAGAAAGTGTTTGAGAACTTGATCCAGCTTGAT CACCCAAATATTGTGAGTTTTCACAGATTCTGGACAGATGTCCAGGGCGAGAAAGCTCGAGTCATCTTCATCACGGAGTACATGACGTCTGGGTCTCTAAAACAGTTCCTGAAAAAGACGcgaaaaaataattacaagACAATGAATGAGAAa GTGTGGAAACGCTGGTGCCGCCAAATTCTCTCAGCATTGAG TTACCTCCATGGATGTGATGTGCCTATAGTTCACGGCAACCTTTCATGTGATACCATCTTCATTCAGCACAATGGTTTGATCAAGATAGGCTCAG TTGCACCAGACACTATCCATAATCATGTCAAGACCTGCCGCGAGGAGCGCAGGAACATGCACTTCATAGCACCAGAATATG GTCAGCCTGGCCACATTGTAGATTGTGCCGTGGATGTTTATGCATTTGGCATGTGTGCCCTGGAG ATGGCTGCTCTGGAGCTTCATGATATTGAGGGACCAGTTCCAAAGGAAGCCATTACTCAGGCTATACAAGGACTAGAGTCCCCCTTGCAAAAG GACTTTATAAATCGCTGCCTGGCAGAGAATCCAGCCGACAGGCCTAGTGTCAGGGACCTACTATTAGACCCCTGTGTCTTTGAG GTTCACTCCCTGAAGCTGTTAGCTTCTCACTGCATGGTGGCCAATGATGGTACGTCATCCT TCATGTCCCCAGACCACACCCAAGAGAGCTTAGACCCTGAAAAGGTTATCGCAGTGATTAAGCGAGCTGATGGATCAGAGATGCTGATGAA aaaaggCAACAGTCCGACGCTTGAGCTCGAAAAGTTTCTTGAGGAAGTAAG AAATGGTCTGTATCCCTTGACAGGCGTGGAACAAGTGCAGAAGTCTACACCGTGGCAAAG ACCTAAATCCCCTGCAAACGACCCCGAGGTGCAGAGCATCAACCAGGAGTCATACGAAGAGGAAACTAGACGG GTTATAAATGTGCGCTGCGACGCCAAAGCACTCGAGACCGGAGATGGCAAAAGG CTGACCGTGACACTCAAACTAGacgacaagatgaacaggCAGCTCACCTGTGACGTCAAAATTG GTGAAAACCCGCTAGAACTTGCAGATGAATTGATCTTGTATGGATTCGCTAATAGG ATGGATAGAGAAAATCTCGCCAAAGTGATGGAAGACGCACTGAGGTAG
- the LOC5507542 gene encoding nuclear receptor-binding protein isoform X4, which yields MTSNLTITETVVEHSGDESDDDEDDDVVEQSPCGRWEKRRQEVMQRDVPGIDHAYLAMDTEEGVEVVWNEVQFSERKDFKSQEIWSNAIGWMIVGKDEETVKKVFENLIQLDHPNIVSFHRFWTDVQGEKARVIFITEYMTSGSLKQFLKKTRKNNYKTMNEKVWKRWCRQILSALSYLHGCDVPIVHGNLSCDTIFIQHNGLIKIGSVAPDTIHNHVKTCREERRNMHFIAPEYGQPGHIVDCAVDVYAFGMCALEMAALELHDIEGPVPKEAITQAIQGLESPLQKDFINRCLAENPADRPSVRDLLLDPCVFEVHSLKLLASHCMVANDGTSSFMSPDHTQESLDPEKVIAVIKRADGSEMLMKKGNSPTLELEKFLEEVRNGLYPLTGVEQVQKSTPWQRPKSPANDPEVQSINQESYEEETRRLTVTLKLDDKMNRQLTCDVKIGENPLELADELILYGFANRMDRENLAKVMEDALR from the exons ATGACCAGTAATTTGACGATTACAGAGACGGTTGTCGAACATTCGGGAGACgaaagtgatgatgatgaagatgacgaTGTTGTTGAACAAAGTCCTTGCGGGCGATGGGAGAAGAGGCGACAGGAG GTAATGCAGCGAGATGTTCCTGGTATTGACCATGCCTACCTGGCAATGGACACTGAGGAAGGTGTTGAGGTTGTCTGGaatgaagtgcaattttcagaAAGAAAGGATTTCAAAAGTCAAGAA ATTTGGTCCAATGCTATTGGTTGGATGATAGTAGGCAAAGACGAG GAAACTGTCAAGAAAGTGTTTGAGAACTTGATCCAGCTTGAT CACCCAAATATTGTGAGTTTTCACAGATTCTGGACAGATGTCCAGGGCGAGAAAGCTCGAGTCATCTTCATCACGGAGTACATGACGTCTGGGTCTCTAAAACAGTTCCTGAAAAAGACGcgaaaaaataattacaagACAATGAATGAGAAa GTGTGGAAACGCTGGTGCCGCCAAATTCTCTCAGCATTGAG TTACCTCCATGGATGTGATGTGCCTATAGTTCACGGCAACCTTTCATGTGATACCATCTTCATTCAGCACAATGGTTTGATCAAGATAGGCTCAG TTGCACCAGACACTATCCATAATCATGTCAAGACCTGCCGCGAGGAGCGCAGGAACATGCACTTCATAGCACCAGAATATG GTCAGCCTGGCCACATTGTAGATTGTGCCGTGGATGTTTATGCATTTGGCATGTGTGCCCTGGAG ATGGCTGCTCTGGAGCTTCATGATATTGAGGGACCAGTTCCAAAGGAAGCCATTACTCAGGCTATACAAGGACTAGAGTCCCCCTTGCAAAAG GACTTTATAAATCGCTGCCTGGCAGAGAATCCAGCCGACAGGCCTAGTGTCAGGGACCTACTATTAGACCCCTGTGTCTTTGAG GTTCACTCCCTGAAGCTGTTAGCTTCTCACTGCATGGTGGCCAATGATGGTACGTCATCCT TCATGTCCCCAGACCACACCCAAGAGAGCTTAGACCCTGAAAAGGTTATCGCAGTGATTAAGCGAGCTGATGGATCAGAGATGCTGATGAA aaaaggCAACAGTCCGACGCTTGAGCTCGAAAAGTTTCTTGAGGAAGTAAG AAATGGTCTGTATCCCTTGACAGGCGTGGAACAAGTGCAGAAGTCTACACCGTGGCAAAG ACCTAAATCCCCTGCAAACGACCCCGAGGTGCAGAGCATCAACCAGGAGTCATACGAAGAGGAAACTAGACGG CTGACCGTGACACTCAAACTAGacgacaagatgaacaggCAGCTCACCTGTGACGTCAAAATTG GTGAAAACCCGCTAGAACTTGCAGATGAATTGATCTTGTATGGATTCGCTAATAGG ATGGATAGAGAAAATCTCGCCAAAGTGATGGAAGACGCACTGAGGTAG